A genomic segment from Nicotiana tabacum cultivar K326 chromosome 7, ASM71507v2, whole genome shotgun sequence encodes:
- the LOC107818559 gene encoding protein SHORT INTERNODES-like isoform X2 — MIHTQYVTCCRSRGFHCQTHIKSTWAPVSTRRPRHHLHQQLSTIQQQLQAVPNPNKRYRENHEIQGEEEGDFPGEVSFPAVFRCIRVSSIDNVVDQYAYQTSVQIGGHVFKGILYDQGSENRYNNMAAGESSSFQQQQPPNLLTAATTSTTEAPSYPNPFSTFIPGTQFFQYPKSS; from the exons ATGATTCACACTCAGTACGT AACTTGCTGTAGAAGCCGAGGGTTTCATTGTCAAACGCACATTAAGAGCACTTGGGCCCCTGTGTCCACAAGGCGTCCACGGCACCATCTTCACCAGCAACTTTCTACTATTCAACAACAGCTTCAAGCTGTACCAAACCCTAATAAAAGATACAGAGAAAATCATGAAATTCAAG GTGAAGAAGAAGGAGATTTTCCGGGGGAAGTGAGTTTTCCAGCAGTATTTCGATGTATTCGAGTAAGTTCCATTGACAATGTGGTAGATCAGTATGCTTATCAAACATCAGTGCAAATAGGAGGACATGTTTTTAAAGGAATATTATATGATCAAGGATCTGAGAATCGTTACAATAATATGGCAGCTGGTGAAAGCAGCTCCTTTCAGCAGCAGCAACCTCCTAATTTACTTACTGCTGCAACCACTAGTACTACTGAAGCACCTTCTTATCCCAATCCTTTTAGTACTTTCATTCCTGGTACGCAATTTTTTCAATACCCAAAATCATCTTGA
- the LOC107818559 gene encoding protein SHORT INTERNODES-like isoform X1, with protein sequence MMKEVEGSSSSSRCQDCGNQAKKDCTYLRCRTCCRSRGFHCQTHIKSTWAPVSTRRPRHHLHQQLSTIQQQLQAVPNPNKRYRENHEIQGEEEGDFPGEVSFPAVFRCIRVSSIDNVVDQYAYQTSVQIGGHVFKGILYDQGSENRYNNMAAGESSSFQQQQPPNLLTAATTSTTEAPSYPNPFSTFIPGTQFFQYPKSS encoded by the exons ATGATGAAGGAAGTAGAAGGATCATCATCAAGTAGTAGGTGCCAAGACTGTGGAAATCAAGCTAAAAAAGATTGCACTTATTTGAGGTGCAGAACTTGCTGTAGAAGCCGAGGGTTTCATTGTCAAACGCACATTAAGAGCACTTGGGCCCCTGTGTCCACAAGGCGTCCACGGCACCATCTTCACCAGCAACTTTCTACTATTCAACAACAGCTTCAAGCTGTACCAAACCCTAATAAAAGATACAGAGAAAATCATGAAATTCAAG GTGAAGAAGAAGGAGATTTTCCGGGGGAAGTGAGTTTTCCAGCAGTATTTCGATGTATTCGAGTAAGTTCCATTGACAATGTGGTAGATCAGTATGCTTATCAAACATCAGTGCAAATAGGAGGACATGTTTTTAAAGGAATATTATATGATCAAGGATCTGAGAATCGTTACAATAATATGGCAGCTGGTGAAAGCAGCTCCTTTCAGCAGCAGCAACCTCCTAATTTACTTACTGCTGCAACCACTAGTACTACTGAAGCACCTTCTTATCCCAATCCTTTTAGTACTTTCATTCCTGGTACGCAATTTTTTCAATACCCAAAATCATCTTGA